In Silene latifolia isolate original U9 population chromosome 3, ASM4854445v1, whole genome shotgun sequence, a single window of DNA contains:
- the LOC141646464 gene encoding benzyl alcohol O-benzoyltransferase-like — protein sequence MAKAMNNKTPLVFKVTRQAPEFITPAQPTPYEVKQLSDIDDQAGLRMHVPGIQFYKSAPSMLGADPVRVIKEAVSKALVPFYPLAGRLREKEGGKLVVECTAEGVLFTEADAEIRLDEFSEAQLHPPIPCMDELLFDVPGYNGVLNSPMLLIQVSRLKCGGFILAHRINHAMSDGTGLAQFLNAVGELARGADFLSVYPVWKRDLISARDPPQVSCAHREYEQIPDIPLGDDLVHKPFFFGPTEISALRRFLPAHLKSSSTFEILTAVIWRSRTIALQIQPNDEVRARIYVNARHKFQNPPLPSGYYGNVIATPNVISAAGLLTRNPIGYALELVKAVKGQVNEEYMKSLADFMVINGRPRYTRAHTFSVSDVSRLNLNLFDFGWGPPVQGGPARGWLGGPTPGYGSFFLASKNRKGENGILVPVYLPPLAMERFEKEINGYLNDAVSEHPICSPRSYGSSLTFGVEVKQVFV from the exons ATGGCTAAAGCTATGAACAACAAAACACCCCTAGTGTTCAAGGTGACTAGGCAAGCGCCGGAGTTTATAACTCCGGCACAGCCAACTCCATACGAGGTTAAGCAGTTATCAGATATCGATGACCAAGCTGGTCTCAGGATGCACGTACCTGGGATCCAGTTTTATAAGTCTGCGCCAAGTATGCTTGGCGCAGACCCTGTTAGGGTGATTAAGGAGGCTGTGAGTAAGGCATTGGTGCCATTTTATCCTTTGGCGGGGAGGTTAAGGGAAAAAGAAGGGGGGAAGTTGGTGGTGGAGTGTACGGCGGAGGGAGTTTTGTTTACGGAGGCTGATGCAGAGATTAGGTTGGATGAGTTTAGTGAGGCTCAACTTCACCCTCCTATTCCTTGCATGGATGAACTTCTTTTTGACGTTCCTGGTTATAATGGTGTTCTCAACTCGCCTATGCTTCTTATTCAG GTCAGCAGACTTAAATGTGGAGGATTCATACTAGCACACAGAATAAACCATGCAATGTCAGACGGAACTGGACTAGCCCAATTCTTGAACGCAGTCGGAGAACTGGCTCGTGGAGCTGATTTCTTATCGGTCTACCCAGTTTGGAAACGAGACCTCATAAGTGCCCGTGATCCACCACAAGTCAGTTGCGCACACCGAGAGTACGAACAAATTCCGGATATTCCACTTGGTGATGACTTAGTCCATAAGCCCTTCTTCTTTGGTCCAACTGAGATATCAGCGCTACGTCGCTTCCTTCCAGCTCACCTAAAATCCTCATCAACCTTCGAAATCCTAACCGCAGTCATCTGGCGAAGCCGAACCATCGCACTACAAATCCAACCCAACGACGAGGTCCGCGCACGTATCTACGTCAACGCCCGACACAAGTTCCAGAACCCGCCACTACCATCCGGATACTACGGCAATGTCATCGCCACACCAAACGTCATATCCGCAGCCGGGTTACTAACCCGAAACCCAATCGGGTACGCCTTGGAGTTAGTCAAAGCGGTCAAAGGTCAAGTCAACGAGGAGTACATGAAATCCTTAGCTGACTTTATGGTGATAAACGGTAGGCCACGTTACACTAGGGCACATACATTCTCTGTCTCCGACGTCAGCAGGTTAAATCTTAACCTGTTCGACTTCGGTTGGGGTCCGCCCGTTCAAGGCGGGCCCGCTAGAGGATGGTTAGGTGGGCCAACCCCGGGATATGGGAGTTTTTTCTTGgcttctaaaaatagaaagggtgAAAATGGAATATTGGTGCCTGTGTATTTGCCACCTTTGGCTATGGAGAGGTTTGAGAAGGAGATAAACGGGTATTTGAATGATGCGGTTTCGGAGCATCCGATTTGTAGCCCGAGATCATATGGATCTTCGTTGACTTTTGGTGTTGAGGTCAAACAAGTATTTGTGTAG